A part of Streptomyces sp. NBC_00557 genomic DNA contains:
- a CDS encoding YcnI family copper-binding membrane protein: MQVSRIAPRRAVSRRALARVTAAGAVTGTAVLALSVPAFAHVTVQPEGAAAKGGYAVVDFKVPNERDTASTTKVEVNFPADHPLASVMPEPVAGWDVKVVKARLDKPLTLHGEKIDQTVTKVTWTASDGKGIRPGYFQKFPLSLGALPENTDQLVFKAIQTYSNKEVVRWIEAPQAGQDEPENPAPVLQLSAAAGDHHGTAAAQDTADRTGNASAATGSHDTDTTARVLAVAGIVVGAAGVAYGVLAGRRRTV, translated from the coding sequence ATGCAGGTTTCCCGTATCGCCCCTCGCCGCGCCGTCTCCCGGCGCGCCCTCGCCCGTGTTACAGCCGCCGGCGCCGTCACGGGCACGGCCGTACTGGCGCTGTCCGTCCCCGCCTTCGCGCACGTCACCGTGCAGCCGGAGGGCGCCGCGGCCAAGGGCGGCTACGCCGTCGTCGACTTCAAGGTGCCCAACGAGCGCGACACCGCCTCGACCACCAAGGTCGAGGTGAACTTCCCGGCCGACCACCCGCTCGCCTCGGTCATGCCCGAGCCCGTCGCCGGCTGGGACGTGAAGGTCGTCAAGGCCAGGCTGGACAAGCCCCTGACCCTGCACGGCGAGAAGATCGACCAGACCGTCACCAAGGTCACCTGGACCGCCTCCGACGGCAAGGGCATCCGGCCCGGCTACTTCCAGAAGTTCCCGCTCTCCCTCGGCGCGCTGCCCGAGAACACCGACCAGCTCGTCTTCAAGGCGATCCAGACGTACTCCAACAAGGAGGTCGTGCGCTGGATCGAGGCGCCGCAGGCCGGCCAGGACGAGCCGGAGAACCCGGCGCCGGTGCTGCAGCTGTCCGCCGCGGCCGGCGACCACCACGGCACGGCGGCCGCCCAGGACACCGCCGACAGGACCGGGAACGCGTCCGCCGCCACCGGCTCCCACGACACCGACACCACCGCGCGCGTGCTCGCCGTGGCCGGCATCGTCGTCGGGGCCGCGGGCGTCGCCTACGGCGTCCTCGCCGGCCGCCGCCGGACCGTCTGA
- a CDS encoding PP2C family protein-serine/threonine phosphatase, protein MNAPHPPKVAGIDPAVPPPAHTVAPTPPAAGPGPSPDPALVPAPNTPAPGAVLQDRLAGWVSDLTTLHELTERLSRTNALDAALHELLRAGAALVGARRGLVVLEPGDGLGPRTTLGLGLGRADLGHIETVPRRALPYDAGAACEVVHPDLRAEDGLDPRHREVAARLGYAASYALPLAGDFAGRLGSAVWLYDEPAEPDERQRHLAGLYVRHATEHLARLVEVERTRACMATITEELLPTRLPRVPGVQLAARHRTGPRGGGDWYDALPLPDAALGLSVGSVTGSGPSAVAAMGRLRASLRAYAVMEGEDPVAVLSDLELLLRLTEPARSATALFAYCEPALRKVTLAGAGHSPPLLIGERRTEFAETSVSAPLGMLACWEAPSVEVQAEAGDTVLLYTDGLLHRTGEAMDRAFARLHTAAASIPRPLRRDPGAVADHVLRTVLPDGLDAADSEEDVVLLAARFD, encoded by the coding sequence ATGAACGCCCCGCACCCTCCGAAAGTGGCTGGAATCGATCCAGCGGTTCCCCCGCCCGCACACACTGTCGCGCCGACTCCCCCCGCCGCCGGCCCCGGTCCCTCCCCCGACCCCGCGCTCGTCCCGGCCCCGAACACCCCCGCCCCCGGCGCCGTCCTCCAGGACCGGCTGGCCGGCTGGGTCTCGGACCTCACCACCCTCCACGAACTCACCGAGCGCCTTTCCCGCACGAACGCCCTGGACGCCGCCCTCCACGAGTTGCTGCGCGCCGGAGCCGCCCTGGTCGGAGCCCGCCGCGGCCTCGTCGTCCTGGAGCCCGGCGACGGACTCGGCCCCCGCACCACCCTCGGTCTGGGGCTCGGCCGCGCCGATCTCGGCCACATCGAGACCGTCCCGCGCCGTGCGCTGCCCTACGACGCCGGCGCGGCCTGCGAGGTCGTCCACCCCGATCTGCGCGCCGAGGACGGCCTCGACCCCCGGCACCGGGAGGTGGCCGCCCGCCTCGGCTACGCCGCCAGCTACGCCCTCCCCCTCGCCGGCGACTTCGCCGGCCGCCTCGGCTCCGCCGTCTGGCTCTACGACGAGCCGGCCGAGCCGGACGAGCGGCAGCGCCACCTCGCCGGCCTCTACGTCCGGCACGCCACCGAGCACCTCGCCCGGCTGGTGGAAGTGGAGCGCACGCGCGCGTGCATGGCGACCATCACCGAGGAGCTGCTGCCCACCCGGCTGCCCCGCGTGCCCGGCGTCCAGCTCGCCGCCCGGCACCGCACCGGGCCGCGCGGCGGCGGCGACTGGTACGACGCGCTGCCGCTGCCGGACGCCGCGCTCGGCCTCTCCGTGGGCTCGGTCACCGGCTCGGGCCCGAGCGCCGTGGCCGCGATGGGCCGGCTGCGCGCCTCCCTGCGGGCGTACGCCGTGATGGAGGGCGAGGACCCGGTCGCCGTCCTGTCCGACCTGGAGCTGCTGCTGCGGCTGACCGAGCCCGCCCGCTCGGCCACCGCGCTGTTCGCCTACTGCGAGCCGGCCCTGCGCAAGGTCACGCTGGCCGGCGCCGGGCACAGTCCGCCGCTGCTGATCGGCGAGCGGCGCACCGAGTTCGCCGAGACCTCCGTCTCCGCGCCGCTCGGCATGCTCGCCTGCTGGGAGGCGCCCAGCGTGGAGGTCCAGGCCGAGGCCGGGGACACGGTGCTGCTCTACACCGACGGGCTGCTGCACCGTACCGGCGAGGCCATGGACCGCGCCTTCGCCCGGCTGCACACGGCCGCCGCGAGCATTCCGCGACCGCTGCGCCGGGATCCCGGCGCCGTCGCCGACCACGTCCTGCGCACGGTCCTGCCGGACGGGCTGGACGCGGCCGACAGCGAGGAGGACGTGGTGCTGCTGGCGGCCCGCTTCGACTGA
- a CDS encoding DUF5926 family protein, with the protein MAKKRPQTKAERPQLSDAEIPVVGAREPCPCGSGRRYKACHGRAAAHAVTELVPRPFEGLPGECDWVALRELVPAATAELTLKDGLPADVPSVTLATVLPMAWPALRRDDGSVLLGLQNDTASGDLSRDLADTLQRALKAEPGTPVQGRRAPADGPRLQDLLDLSAPLEPVVHSGFEFWVPDAENAAPEVTASLERANAAAIPTARLTGVDAAYWCETPEKNHLRWVMPHPEEQLLDALARLHAAGRSHLGEGTRLVGSFRAHGVIVPVWDLPSGVTADDVEKPAAEFAERLAAALAVTDPLTVDERRARGGLTNRQVTLS; encoded by the coding sequence ATGGCCAAGAAGCGACCCCAGACGAAGGCCGAGCGGCCGCAGCTCAGCGATGCGGAGATCCCGGTGGTCGGCGCCCGCGAGCCCTGCCCCTGCGGCAGCGGCCGGCGCTACAAGGCGTGCCACGGCCGGGCCGCGGCGCACGCGGTCACCGAGCTGGTGCCCCGCCCGTTCGAGGGCCTGCCCGGTGAGTGCGACTGGGTGGCGCTGCGCGAGCTGGTGCCGGCCGCGACGGCCGAGCTGACCCTGAAGGACGGCCTGCCCGCGGACGTCCCCTCGGTCACGCTCGCCACGGTGCTGCCGATGGCCTGGCCCGCGCTGCGCCGCGACGACGGCTCGGTCCTGCTCGGCCTGCAGAACGACACGGCGTCCGGCGACCTCAGCCGCGACCTCGCCGACACCCTCCAGCGCGCCCTGAAGGCCGAGCCCGGCACCCCGGTGCAGGGCCGCCGCGCCCCCGCCGACGGTCCGCGGCTGCAGGATCTGCTCGACCTCTCCGCACCGCTCGAGCCGGTCGTGCACAGCGGATTCGAGTTCTGGGTGCCGGACGCGGAGAACGCCGCGCCCGAGGTGACCGCGTCCCTGGAGCGGGCCAACGCCGCCGCCATCCCGACGGCGCGGCTGACGGGGGTGGACGCCGCGTACTGGTGCGAGACCCCGGAGAAGAACCACCTGCGCTGGGTGATGCCGCACCCGGAGGAGCAGCTTCTGGACGCTCTCGCCCGGCTGCACGCGGCGGGCCGTTCCCACCTGGGCGAGGGCACCCGGCTGGTGGGCTCCTTCCGTGCGCACGGCGTCATCGTGCCGGTCTGGGACCTGCCGAGCGGGGTCACGGCGGACGACGTGGAGAAGCCGGCCGCCGAGTTCGCCGAGCGCCTCGCCGCCGCCCTGGCCGTCACCGATCCGCTCACGGTGGACGAGCGCCGGGCCCGCGGTGGACTCACCAACCGGCAGGTCACGCTCAGCTGA
- a CDS encoding bifunctional DNA primase/polymerase, translating to MREILGRRRRLLSRRNDGKPGRNDGKAELIGAALTFATEWQWPVLPGVAPDPQGRARCGCPDPECTVPGAHPFDPGLLAATTDARMVRWWWTNRPSAPIILATGGKAPCAVSLPALAASRALALLDRRGMRLGPVIASPARWALLVRPYSMEELGELLYAKDFVPGSLRFHGEGGYLALPPSETGQGAVRWERAPLPGSAAPWVPDVEAVVDAVVDALTRTGVSAPEL from the coding sequence ATGCGCGAGATCCTCGGAAGGCGACGCAGGCTCCTGTCCAGGCGGAACGACGGGAAGCCCGGACGGAACGACGGGAAGGCCGAGCTGATCGGCGCGGCCCTCACCTTCGCGACCGAGTGGCAGTGGCCCGTGCTCCCGGGCGTGGCCCCGGACCCGCAGGGCCGGGCACGGTGCGGCTGCCCCGACCCCGAGTGCACGGTGCCCGGTGCGCACCCCTTCGATCCCGGCCTCCTCGCGGCCACGACGGACGCCCGCATGGTGCGCTGGTGGTGGACCAACCGGCCCAGCGCGCCGATCATCCTGGCCACCGGGGGCAAGGCGCCCTGCGCGGTCAGCCTGCCGGCGCTCGCCGCCTCCCGCGCGCTCGCCCTGCTCGACCGGCGCGGCATGCGCCTCGGCCCGGTGATCGCCTCCCCGGCCCGCTGGGCCCTGCTCGTACGGCCGTACTCCATGGAGGAGTTGGGCGAACTTCTCTACGCCAAGGACTTCGTCCCCGGCTCCCTGCGCTTCCACGGCGAGGGCGGCTACCTCGCCCTGCCCCCCTCCGAGACCGGTCAGGGCGCCGTCCGCTGGGAGCGGGCCCCGCTGCCCGGCTCGGCCGCGCCCTGGGTGCCCGACGTGGAGGCCGTGGTGGACGCCGTGGTCGACGCCCTCACTCGTACGGGTGTGAGCGCGCCCGAGTTGTAG
- a CDS encoding ATP-binding protein, with protein MSIWWSLHLRREAASVPLARRLLIGTMETAGVDPEISYDLSVALTEACANAVEHGGGDTAHDGSSEAYRVTAYLDGEKCRIEVTDSGPGFPRTQEIRPARPDAEHGRGLCLIRELADHVHIGAKSGRGTVVSFDKILKWTKDPSLLTAS; from the coding sequence ATGAGCATCTGGTGGTCACTCCATCTGCGCCGCGAGGCCGCGAGCGTGCCGCTCGCCCGGCGGCTGCTGATCGGCACCATGGAGACGGCGGGGGTCGACCCCGAGATCTCCTACGACCTGTCCGTCGCCCTCACCGAGGCCTGCGCGAACGCCGTCGAGCACGGCGGCGGGGACACGGCGCACGACGGTTCCTCGGAGGCGTACCGGGTGACGGCGTACCTCGACGGAGAGAAGTGCCGGATCGAAGTGACCGATTCCGGGCCGGGGTTCCCGCGCACCCAGGAGATCCGGCCCGCCCGTCCCGACGCCGAGCACGGCCGCGGGCTCTGTCTCATCCGGGAACTCGCCGATCACGTGCACATCGGCGCCAAGTCCGGCCGCGGCACCGTGGTCAGCTTCGACAAGATCCTCAAGTGGACCAAGGACCCTTCACTGCTGACGGCCTCCTGA
- a CDS encoding aminopeptidase P family protein — protein MSDELNPAVPDSATAEGPEAEAEEPIKQRKNGLYPGVSDELAENMKSGWADTELRDLRPIPQAAETARRRAALSARFPGERLVIPAGNLKTRSNDTEYPFRSSVEYAYLTGNQTEDGVLVLEPKDDGHEETIYLLPRSNRENGEFWLSGQGELWVGRRHSLAESEALYGIPAADVRELAGKLREATGPVRVVRGYDAGIEAALTDKVTAERDEELRVFLSEMRLVKDEFEIGELQKAVDSTVRGFEDVVKVLDKAEATSERYIEGTFFLRARVEGNDVGYGSICAAGPHACTLHWVRNDGPVRSGDLLLLDAGVETHTLYTADVTRTLPVNGTYSEIQRKIYDAVYEAQEAGIAAVKPGAKYRDFHDAAQRVLAGKLVEWGLVEGPVERVLELGLQRRWTLHGTGHMLGMDVHDCAAARTETYVDGTLEPGMVLTVEPGLYFQADDLTVPEEYRGIGVRIEDDILVTEDGNRNLSAGLPRRSDEVEAWMASLKG, from the coding sequence GTGTCCGACGAGCTCAACCCGGCTGTGCCCGACTCCGCTACCGCGGAGGGCCCGGAGGCCGAGGCCGAGGAGCCGATCAAGCAGCGGAAGAACGGCCTGTACCCGGGCGTCTCCGACGAGCTGGCCGAGAACATGAAGTCCGGCTGGGCCGACACGGAGCTGCGTGATCTGCGGCCGATTCCGCAGGCCGCCGAGACCGCCCGCCGCCGCGCCGCCCTCTCCGCCCGCTTCCCCGGCGAGCGCCTGGTGATCCCGGCGGGCAACCTGAAGACCCGCTCGAACGACACCGAGTACCCCTTCCGCTCCTCCGTCGAGTACGCGTACCTCACCGGCAACCAGACCGAGGACGGCGTCCTGGTCCTGGAGCCCAAGGACGACGGCCACGAGGAGACGATCTACCTCCTGCCCCGCTCCAACCGCGAGAACGGCGAGTTCTGGCTCTCCGGCCAGGGCGAGCTGTGGGTGGGCCGCCGCCACTCCCTCGCCGAGTCCGAGGCGCTGTACGGCATCCCGGCCGCCGACGTGCGCGAGCTGGCCGGCAAGCTGCGCGAGGCCACCGGCCCGGTCCGGGTGGTGCGCGGCTACGACGCCGGCATCGAGGCCGCGCTGACCGACAAGGTCACCGCCGAACGCGACGAGGAGCTGCGCGTCTTCCTCTCCGAGATGCGGCTCGTCAAGGACGAGTTCGAGATCGGCGAGCTGCAGAAGGCCGTCGACTCCACGGTCCGCGGCTTCGAGGACGTCGTGAAGGTCCTCGACAAGGCCGAGGCGACCAGCGAGCGCTACATCGAGGGCACGTTCTTCCTCCGCGCGCGCGTGGAGGGCAACGACGTCGGCTACGGCTCCATCTGCGCCGCCGGCCCGCACGCCTGCACCCTGCACTGGGTGCGCAACGACGGCCCGGTCCGCTCCGGCGACCTGCTCCTGCTGGACGCGGGCGTGGAGACCCACACGCTGTACACCGCCGACGTCACGCGCACGCTGCCGGTCAACGGCACGTACAGCGAGATCCAGAGGAAGATCTACGACGCCGTGTACGAGGCGCAGGAGGCCGGGATCGCGGCCGTGAAGCCGGGCGCCAAGTACCGCGACTTCCATGACGCCGCCCAGCGCGTGCTGGCCGGGAAGCTCGTCGAGTGGGGCCTGGTCGAGGGCCCGGTGGAGCGGGTCCTGGAGCTGGGCCTGCAGCGCCGCTGGACCCTGCACGGCACCGGCCACATGCTCGGCATGGACGTCCACGACTGCGCCGCCGCGCGCACCGAGACGTACGTGGACGGCACGCTGGAGCCCGGCATGGTGCTCACCGTCGAGCCGGGGCTGTACTTCCAGGCGGACGACCTGACCGTGCCGGAGGAGTACCGCGGCATCGGCGTCCGGATCGAGGACGACATCCTGGTCACCGAGGACGGCAACCGAAACCTTTCGGCCGGTCTGCCGCGCCGCTCCGACGAGGTCGAGGCCTGGATGGCGTCGCTGAAGGGCTGA
- a CDS encoding ATP-binding protein: protein MRHRKGIGRFPVQANGASTPWRGAKEVSGVALVVAQEVPTSSSMAVPHGPAGVGMARRRMRAQLRSGGVSESVIDDAVLILSELLSNACKHGRPLGDAMAGDGDVRAAWRVDARGRLIVEVTDGGGPTRPAPATPSVTAHGGRGLNIVTALADDWGVRDDVHGEVTVWVVVHEDVHDPDAACRRNGFPARVPSPALPDMSGLDFADAFEELDRPAG, encoded by the coding sequence ATGCGTCACCGGAAGGGGATTGGCCGGTTTCCGGTACAGGCCAATGGGGCATCCACACCGTGGCGTGGGGCAAAGGAGGTCTCGGGGGTGGCGTTGGTGGTGGCACAGGAGGTGCCCACGTCGTCGAGCATGGCCGTTCCCCATGGCCCTGCGGGCGTGGGGATGGCGAGGCGCCGCATGCGTGCGCAGTTGCGCAGCGGGGGCGTGTCCGAATCGGTCATCGACGATGCCGTACTGATCCTTTCCGAGCTGCTGAGCAACGCCTGCAAGCACGGGCGGCCCCTGGGCGACGCGATGGCCGGCGACGGCGACGTGCGCGCCGCGTGGCGGGTCGACGCGCGCGGCCGGCTCATCGTCGAGGTGACGGATGGTGGCGGCCCCACCCGCCCGGCGCCGGCCACGCCGTCGGTGACCGCGCACGGCGGCCGGGGACTGAACATCGTCACCGCTCTCGCCGACGACTGGGGCGTCCGGGACGACGTACACGGTGAGGTGACGGTCTGGGTGGTCGTCCACGAGGACGTCCACGATCCCGACGCGGCGTGCCGGCGGAACGGTTTCCCCGCCCGCGTCCCCTCCCCCGCGCTCCCGGACATGTCCGGCCTCGACTTCGCGGACGCCTTCGAGGAACTGGACCGGCCCGCGGGCTGA
- a CDS encoding SCO family protein has product MHKKTFAAAALLAAATLTLSACGSGDDGKSPVSAVSVESDSGKAATVLDQPFAKPDLVLTDTHGKKYDLRRETQGHPTLLYFGYTHCPDICPTTMSNIAVAKKSLPKAEQNDLRVVFVTTDPGRDTPAELGKWLKGIDPQFIGLTGDFATIQAGARSVGISVEPTTKDKNGKLVSVHGTQVIAFSPKTNGGYVLYGEDATVDDYTKDLPKLVKGAKP; this is encoded by the coding sequence ATGCACAAGAAGACGTTCGCCGCGGCCGCGCTGCTCGCCGCCGCCACCCTGACCCTCTCCGCCTGCGGCAGCGGGGACGACGGCAAGTCGCCGGTCTCCGCGGTCTCGGTGGAGTCCGACTCGGGCAAGGCCGCCACCGTCCTCGACCAGCCCTTCGCCAAGCCGGACCTCGTCCTCACCGACACGCACGGCAAGAAGTACGACCTCCGCAGGGAGACCCAGGGCCACCCGACCCTGCTGTACTTCGGCTACACCCACTGCCCCGACATCTGCCCGACGACGATGAGCAACATCGCCGTGGCGAAGAAGTCGCTGCCCAAGGCCGAGCAGAACGACCTCAGGGTCGTGTTCGTCACCACCGACCCCGGCCGCGACACCCCCGCCGAGCTGGGCAAGTGGCTCAAGGGCATCGACCCGCAGTTCATCGGCCTGACCGGCGACTTCGCCACCATCCAGGCCGGCGCCCGGTCCGTCGGCATCTCCGTGGAGCCGACGACCAAGGACAAGAACGGCAAACTCGTCTCCGTCCACGGCACCCAGGTCATCGCCTTCTCCCCGAAGACGAACGGCGGCTACGTCCTCTACGGCGAGGACGCCACGGTCGACGACTACACCAAGGACCTGCCCAAGCTGGTCAAGGGGGCGAAGCCGTGA
- the pdxR gene encoding MocR-like pyridoxine biosynthesis transcription factor PdxR produces MDDFWTGVGVDLHLEPDAADGRRSGLERALRDAIREGRLAPGTRLPATRRLAADLGVSRGTTKAAYDQLVAEGYLTARQGSGTRVAPLPPSPDAGTPQVHARTRAPRFDLRPGSPDVGAFPAAAWLRALRRAIATAPSLAYDYGDPRGRIELRTALSGYLGRARGVLAPPERIVVTSGYVQGLALLTRVLDGAAVAMEDPGLPFHREVVRRNGGTVLPVPVDARGVRPEELGEAAAVVVTPAHQYPTGVTLHPERRRALGDWARARGGLIVEDDYDGEFRYDRQPVGALQGMAPGQVVYLGTASKTLGPALRLGWMVLPAHLVDAVADAKLHSDHHTETIGQLALAELIDSHAYDRHVRACRLRYRRRRDQLLDRLGAGRSVRGIAAGLHALIDVPDEAEVLARAEAEGLAVGALGTHWHGPAEGRPQGLVVGYGTPRERVYPEALEVLAKVLG; encoded by the coding sequence GTGGACGACTTCTGGACCGGTGTGGGCGTGGACCTGCACCTCGAACCCGACGCGGCGGACGGCCGCCGCAGCGGGCTGGAGCGGGCCCTCAGGGACGCCATCCGGGAGGGGCGGCTCGCGCCCGGGACCCGGCTGCCCGCCACCCGGCGGCTCGCCGCCGACCTCGGCGTCTCCCGGGGCACGACGAAGGCGGCGTACGACCAGCTGGTGGCCGAAGGCTATCTGACGGCCCGTCAGGGATCGGGTACCCGGGTCGCCCCGCTGCCGCCCTCCCCGGACGCCGGCACCCCGCAGGTCCACGCCCGCACGCGTGCCCCGCGTTTCGATCTGCGCCCGGGCAGCCCGGACGTCGGCGCGTTCCCGGCGGCGGCCTGGCTGCGCGCGCTGCGCCGGGCCATCGCGACGGCGCCCTCACTGGCGTACGACTACGGCGACCCGCGCGGCCGCATCGAACTGCGCACGGCCCTGTCGGGCTACCTGGGCCGCGCCCGCGGGGTCCTGGCGCCCCCCGAGCGGATCGTCGTCACCTCCGGGTACGTCCAGGGCCTCGCGCTGCTCACGCGCGTGCTGGACGGCGCCGCCGTCGCCATGGAGGACCCCGGGCTGCCGTTCCACCGGGAGGTCGTACGGCGCAACGGCGGAACGGTCCTGCCGGTGCCGGTCGACGCGCGCGGGGTGCGCCCCGAGGAGCTGGGCGAGGCCGCGGCCGTGGTGGTCACCCCGGCGCACCAGTACCCGACCGGGGTGACCCTGCACCCGGAGCGGCGGCGTGCGCTCGGCGACTGGGCACGCGCGCGTGGCGGGCTGATCGTCGAGGACGACTACGACGGGGAGTTCCGCTACGACCGCCAGCCGGTCGGCGCGCTCCAGGGCATGGCGCCGGGCCAGGTGGTCTATCTGGGCACCGCCTCCAAGACCCTCGGACCCGCCCTCCGCCTCGGCTGGATGGTGCTGCCGGCGCACCTGGTCGACGCGGTCGCCGACGCCAAGCTGCACAGCGACCACCACACCGAGACCATCGGCCAGCTGGCGCTCGCCGAACTGATCGACAGCCACGCCTACGACCGGCACGTGCGCGCGTGCCGGCTGCGCTACCGGCGACGCCGGGACCAGTTGCTGGACCGGCTGGGCGCGGGCCGGAGCGTGCGCGGGATCGCGGCGGGGCTGCACGCGCTGATCGACGTGCCCGACGAGGCGGAGGTGCTGGCGCGGGCGGAGGCGGAGGGGCTCGCCGTCGGCGCCCTGGGCACCCACTGGCACGGCCCCGCCGAGGGCCGTCCGCAGGGCCTGGTCGTCGGCTACGGCACTCCGCGGGAGCGGGTGTACCCGGAGGCGCTGGAGGTGCTGGCGAAGGTGCTGGGCTGA
- a CDS encoding glycerophosphodiester phosphodiesterase, translated as MTHASLRSIQVVAHRGASEDAPEHTLAAYKKAIEDGADALECDVRLTADGHLVCVHDRRVNRTSNGRGAVSALELADLAALDFGSWKTRESWRGRDEEPDWVARPEDPADTSVLTLERLLELVADAGRRVELAIETKHPTRWAGQVEERLLALLKRFGLDAPASAAESQVRIMSFSARSLHRVRAAAPTLPTVYLVQFLTPRLRDGRLPAGVRIAGPSIRILRNQPAYVERLKRSGHQVHVWTVNEPEDVDLCVRLGVDAIITNRPRAVLGQLGRL; from the coding sequence GTGACCCACGCATCACTGCGCTCCATTCAGGTGGTCGCTCACCGGGGTGCCTCCGAAGACGCGCCCGAGCACACCCTGGCCGCCTACAAGAAGGCCATCGAGGACGGCGCCGACGCCCTCGAGTGCGACGTACGGCTGACTGCCGACGGCCATCTGGTCTGCGTCCACGACCGGCGGGTGAACCGTACCTCCAACGGCCGCGGCGCCGTCTCCGCCCTGGAGCTGGCCGATCTCGCCGCCCTGGACTTCGGCTCCTGGAAGACGCGCGAGAGCTGGCGCGGCCGCGACGAGGAGCCGGACTGGGTGGCCCGGCCGGAGGACCCGGCGGACACCTCCGTCCTCACCCTGGAGCGGCTGCTGGAGCTGGTCGCGGACGCCGGACGGCGGGTCGAGCTGGCCATCGAGACCAAGCACCCCACGCGCTGGGCCGGCCAGGTCGAGGAGCGGCTGCTGGCGCTGCTGAAGCGGTTCGGGCTGGACGCGCCCGCCTCCGCCGCCGAGTCCCAGGTACGGATCATGAGCTTCTCCGCGCGTTCCCTGCACCGCGTGCGTGCCGCGGCGCCGACGCTGCCGACGGTCTACCTGGTGCAGTTCCTCACCCCGCGGCTGCGCGACGGCCGGCTGCCAGCGGGGGTCCGGATCGCGGGACCCTCGATCCGCATCCTGCGCAACCAGCCGGCCTATGTGGAACGGCTGAAACGCTCCGGTCACCAGGTGCACGTGTGGACCGTGAACGAGCCCGAGGACGTCGATCTGTGCGTCCGCCTCGGCGTCGACGCCATCATCACCAACCGCCCGCGCGCGGTGCTGGGGCAGCTGGGACGGCTGTGA